In Camelina sativa cultivar DH55 chromosome 17, Cs, whole genome shotgun sequence, the genomic stretch TATCAAATGTAATGAAGTCTATCTGCGAAAGAGGATATAAAAATGTTCAGTGAACAGCAATACTAAACTATGTTACTACAACCTTAACGGTAAAAGTAAGTGGCACACTTCCTGCCTGCTCAAAGTTATAGTCCCATGTGACGGTTTCTGGGATTCTCGTTCTTATCTCAGAGTAGATGCAAGCGTTTAGTGTATCCACAGATctaacatacacacacacacacacatcagcTAACTCAATCAGTAATATTCACAAAACTGGAAGTGAAATTAGCATCAGATATTTCTGAAATAACAAAAGCAGAGGATCATAAGTTCATACTTGAGAAGAAGCTCCATATCAGGACCCGGATACTTCATCTCTATAGTATTCGAATGTCCAGGTGATGAAAACGTGTTCAAGCAATCCACAAAAAGACCTAAGCTAATTCCAAATCTCGGTCTCCCTTGAGACCCATACTCGTATTTCGTGAATAGCTTTCTCCGATTAAACCTCAAAACATTTCAGATTCCACAAACAAACATGGTgaaatcgaatttttttttgggggaacTGAGAAATCGATACCTTTGGCTTGAAGACAACCTGATTCCTCCACGATTAATACTATTCCGTGTTCAGATAACTCCACTAATGCATCCTGGATTCGCATAGTTTTCGCAGAGAGATCAGTGAAGGGACGATcgatgaaattaaaaaaaccctagatgGATTTATCCAAAGAAGGGAGATACCTGGTGGCGTTTCCATCGTACGCAAGTGAGTGCATCGACCATTCCTTGAACATTATCGAGCTGGCAAATAAGGTCCGGCGCGTCTGGTTCAATCGTCGGCGACAATGATTCTAATTCTGACGGTGGACTCAGTGTTTGATCTGTTCTCTGATCTCATCTCATCTAGGGTTTCAAGTTTTAATACGATTTGTTTGACGGCGAGAGAGTGGACAAAAATAGAGTATCGCCGGCGAAACTAGGTTTCGGCGAGAAGagagaggtttttttttggttatgaacAGTCGAAACTGTTAATAtaaacaagagaaaacaaaactgtaGATCTAAGAAAAATGCATAATGACGTGTTAAATcatatctgatgtgtattttaatttgttgatgtgtatttttttttaattttttactcaaattcaaaaaacaaaacccaagagtaaattgtaattacaacCAACACactaaacattctagtaattttcaaaagatttatagatatgagtaataaaccaacttttggataacatttcaGTAAttgtttctatatttttttatagtttaaattcaaatttcatttgttcaaaaaagaaaatgattactTCGTTTTTTAAGATTAATCTTCATATATTAATAGCTATAACTCTACCTCTTCTCATTTTAAATTCttctgcaaacaaacaacaacgctaaattctttaaaaataaatttttttgatggtattagtaattattatattttttatatatttatattgttaacaAACTCTATATAACAATATcgatctatataatataaagcaaacaccacataatatatgttttttttgttaactcagaGTAAATCCCCAGACCTATGGAGGAGTATGAGACTAATCTCTGGGGGAAGGGTATCCTACGGATAGGGTCCCCCAGGTTTGCAAATGGACAGTAAGCAATGGGGTCCATACCCATGTGGCCAAAAGGATAAAGTTGAACAGTTCTGCGCTTGGAAAGAAACGATTTCTGGCATGGACCAACAGGGCGACTCTTCCACCAAGACTAGAATCACTAGCCCACCACCTCGTGGTTCACATAATACATGTTTCAAATGCGATTTACAAAGATAACTCAAAACGACAACACGGACAATTGTTACTTGTTTCTAACCACCTAACAATACATTCAGAATGAAATACATTACCACAAGGCAGTtctaaaagattttgttaataaaCAAATGGCGCACATCATACGGTCTTTTTCCACATTGGTTTGTTCTGCTATGTTTACTCTCCGTAAAGAATCAACTGATTCTTGAGTAGCAGGCTTAGGCATAACATTCCATGTATCAATAGAACTCAGACTCGCTTGTTGCTCCCAAATGTTATCATAGATAGATAAATCTTGACAAAAATTCACTGTTAATGATATCGTTATGATGCTTTACTGTGAGTAATCAATAGGCCATGTTACTCCATTAACAATTTCTATAAGAATTGAGAAAAGTTTATTTGTTGTTCCAACTCCTTCCTCTACCAACATGCGAAACAAAGCTTTGTTTATCTTCTGTTAAATAATTTGagatgttttaaaataaaatgactTCAATGTTTCCATCGATTCCATGATGTTGGTAAACTTGGCATGTATGATAAGTGAACCGCCGATCAAATCATTGACTAGCTGGTCAACGCTGGCACTTAACGAAATAAAGTctataaacatataaaacaatatcaaaacaaacccgtgatgataaagaaaaaatccTTCCTTGAGAAGTTTAAGAAAACATGGTCGAAATAGCCTTCTCTATAAACATACAAATCAATATCAGCTTTCTCTATAAACATAGAAATCAATATCAAAACGTACCCCTGATAATATAGTAAAAACcttctttgaaaattttaagaaaacatgGTCGAAAAAACGATGCAAACTTCATAAAACCCCTTTTAAAAAtgggtattagaaaatatataaataaataaacgaatACAAGAAATTGGAGTAATTAGACAATTAAACTAAATACAATCTTATATAGCAttgaatttttatgaaataagagtatataaaaatctcaaaaatagtTTTCTTTAAAAAGACTATCTACTATCACCAATACTTGAATTAAAGTCCATCAATGAatctaatttatttagttttcaaataataaatgctagagaatattttagaaaaatgtagaaaaaaattaaaattttatattattttgtgtcatgacaaaaaaaaaaatgaaatcagttcaaacaaacaaatatatatagatttcaaaagatacaaatattcgaataaatacaactctacaatgaatagttgcgatttaaaaaaaaaaaactgttatacTGAACAATCccaattttttgtaaaacatacaatcTAATTTTTCTACagattatttttgaataattattcaaaatgtacgattgaaaaaagcatttattcggattgttattattatatagattataacAAAGTGTTTGGTATGATAAATTTTGCTATGTCTAACCGGGCAGATAGAGGCAAATAGAACAGACGCAGGCATTATTGTTATCCATCCTTTTGAATTATTATCAGAATACAATGTAAAGAGTAGTAACTAATTTAGAGTTCAGCATGCTGCAGGAGCACATAAGATGATGGGCTAATGCTAATATTTGGAAAAGGGATTGATGGTATTGAGTCTCTTTAACCACTTggatctctttttctctccagGTTCACTACTTCTTGTTTCACTcgtctttctcttcttgctcTTGTTCTTACTACTATCCAATCCAAAGCAACTCGGCGGGGTTACATTTTCGTAGATAGCCTCTCTCGATGACTGCAGCGTGTAGATTTGGTTCTGAAGATGACACACCTTGTGAAAATGTTCATCCCTCATCTTAAGCACGCACCTTGCTAGCCTAACTGCCTCCTTTTTCATAAACAGCGCTTCGGTGGCGAGCGCTCGGTTCTCTTCCAAGAGAGAAGTGAGTTTGTNAAGATGATGGGCTAATGCTAATATTTGGTAAAGGGATTGATGGTATTGAGTCTCTTTAACCACTTggatctctttttctctccagGTTCACTACTTCTTGTTTCactcatctttctcttcttgctcTTGTTCTTACTACTATCCAATCCAAAGCAACTCGGCGGGGTTACATTTTCGTAGATAGCCTCTCTCGATGACTGCATCGTGTAGATTTGGTTCTGAAGATGACACACCTTGTGAAAATGTTCATCCCTCATCTTAAGCACGCACCTTGCTAGCCTAACTGCCTCCTTTTTCATAAACAGCGCTTCGGTGGCGAGCGCTCGGTTCTCTTCCAAGAGAGAAGTGAGTTTGTATCCGAGATTAGCAGTTTCCTCTACAGCTACTTCTTTCTCCATCTCAAGCAACATCACAAGCTTCTTTAGCAACTCAATCGTCTTGGAAGCTTCTTGCAAGTTTTGTTCTCTGCGTTGTAACTCGTGCTTGGCGATATCTTTCTCCGAGTTTGCACTCACGAGCTGCGAGACTAACTCTTCAATGTTCTTTTGCTTATCACAAATGGAGACTTCCATCGTCTGTTGGAAGGACAGGATGCTCTCTACTTCGGAAGTGATGTCCGTATCGGTATCATTGTCGTGAGGAATGagttgtttagggttttgtagtTTGGAGTGATCGAAACGGTCCAAGAGAGTGGCGTAACCATCGTAGAGATCTTGACAGAGTGAAAGAAGGAGAGGACGTCTCTGGTAAAACCATTCAGCACGTTGAGAAAACGTTTCACCGGTTTGGTTTTCTTCAAGAGCAGAGACGCGCATTACTTGCATCCGAGACTCGAGCTCTGTGTTCATTCACCAAGATTACAAACCAAGTAAGCATAAAAACGCATACAACGAAGTCTGAGTGTTTGAATAGGAAGATTACTTTACCAGAGAAAGATGGCAATTGTGGAAGAGGAAGCTGAGAGGCATCCATGTGTTCTGTCTTCACACCAAGAGTGATTACTTTGCAGGTTAAAGGAAGGTAGAGAAACAGGGGAAGCTCAAGGAAAATTCAAAAACCGCATTTTTCAAATTACAAGGAAGAAAAAGGCAAACGCCTGAATCAGAGAGAGATGGATATGGGGACATTAATGGGCTTtgaaaattttacaataaatgctGCAAATATCCGGAAAGGACACTTTCATCGGGTATAACATAGGGAGGGTGAGATTTCGGAAATCTTTTGAATCAACAGGAAGCATAAAAGAGGCAGTAATATCcgccttaccaaaaaaaattgtaaattttccGCTGTAGGCATTTTTACGCACATGCAGGCTGTGAACCCCAGTAAACAAAATTACGTTACCTGAGTACGTCAGTTTAAGTATCTTACTAGTACAATTTTTAGTCATGTAGTGTGGTCGAAACTACGAATAACATCATAAAATAATCttaaatactattttaagttttaacacatAATTAAAGGAAGGACCAAAGTCTGTTTTGAAAAAAGTAGTCATTGTCAAACATAACTATTATCATAAAGCATCTCATCATACCCATATAGAAAGAGTGGCAGAACTTGAAATATCCAAAATACTAGGCTTGCAGCAACTTCTCATAAGACAAGTCTTAGAAAGCAAACAtgattttattcattaattagGGCCAGATAAAAAAACATGGATAGAGTAGAGGTGAATCAACTCAGCAGTAGAACATAACACGCTTCACATTCTCTTTCAGTGCTGGGAGTGGCCTCACTGCAGCATTGACATTAGGCCCACGTGTGCTTCTACCTCCCATTCCACCTCCACGTGCCATGCTCCCGCTAGCCATCGACCCACTGTCTGATGTCTCTGGCTCCATGTAGAATCGAGCCCTAAATGCTGCTAGATGTGCATAATATGCAGGCGGCACTACAATATCCCAAAACACCAAAATActtaattttctcttctttctatcAAAATCAAGATGTCAATAATTAAGGGAGGGAAACACAAAACTCACCAATTGAAACCGAGCGGGTGCATCTTGCATACCTGTCCAAGACAAAGAAAGGTAGGTTTAAATGTTGTTACccttcttttcctctttatcTTAAACACTTGTACAACAACGTATAATATACAAAGGGTAAAAGATACTTACGTGTAACATAAGTTATTGGTCAGAGATTGAAGTCCATCTGCAGTAAAGTTGTTCTCATCCCAAAGAACGTGATAATGAGCAGGTCGAGAAGTACCCTGTTCatggaattttgatttgttaagCACTTCCATAAAATCACTGAGATTATTAACTGTTGGAGATTATGAGTTATACCTGAATACCAGCATGACTGCAGAGGTAAAAGTCGAACTCTGTTGGGTGACATATTTTCGAATCCACAACAGTGCCTACAATCAACAAAAGGGGGTTAAAACCAATGCAAAAAGGATTTGCAGCTAATTAAGTACAcgcaaaaaatttcaaagatcCAAACGTGTCTCACCAGGTAATATATTTCCACTTCTGTCCACCGAATGACGATCATTGTGGTTGTGAGCAAACAGCCTCGTGTGATGGCGCTTCTGCACCACCACAAACGTCACTGGTGGCTGATAACCTGCTTCCAGCGAAGCACAAGCCTGAAATGGGTTGAATTAAAGTcagattaaaaagaaagacaGCCAGCACATAACACAAGTCATTTGTTAGAAGTTTCTCTTACCTTGCGGATAGCATCAAGTTCATAGAGCAAAACTTGGTAAAATTGTCCCTCACTGACACCATCCCTGTAGGGAAATACCACCATATAATACATTTTAGAAAGAAAGATACGAAGTTATATAGTTAAGTAAATGCCATAGGTAGAGTTAATTACCTGTAGAAGATGATCCGTAGCGGTTTATGCCCAGTTGATCTACGGAAGGCTATGAGCAACTCCCTGTCAGAAAGTAAGGGAAAAAAAGTGAGAACAGATTTGTTACTTGAGAGCAAGCTGGAGCTAAAAACCAAGTAGTAGTAGAGTTAAGCTGAAGCTAAAAACAAATTGTGCTTGTCTGAATATCAAGACGTACTTTATCATGCCACCAGTCACTACCCCTTTTTGAGGATCCTTCCACTCTTTGAACAGATCCTGAATGAGCTCCTGCCTATGTGCCTGAGCGCAGACCAATCCAGCATATTTGGTAATTTCAGGCCAATCCTGGGATGCAACAACctgaaaaacaaatttcattgtCAATCAGACAAGCACAATTCAAAAAGGTCAAGGCCAGAAAGATAAACGGAAGAATATGATCAAAGAAGTAGAATGTAAAATGAGATCAACTTACAGCAGCAATAGACGGGCTTGAATCCTCTCCAGGGTGAGGATGCGTAACATCAGCCCCAAATATAATGGTGGGGCGATCACTGACTAGAGGAATCCGCCTTGATAGAGCATCAACAAGCACTGTATTCCTTCCTCCAACCTTCACATTAATCTTCAAGGCAACATTTGCCATGTATTGTTTGCTCATCTTAAAGACATGCTTCGTCAGGCAGCATTGAGAGACAATGCCAAGTTCGGTCTCACATATGCGCTTCAAATCACCTGCAATAGATCATacaaaggaaaattaacaatcaaaagtgtgtaataaggaaaaaaagacAATGAAGCACATAGAACATGGTACATACCATACAATGATCCGTTATTGTCGGGCAGAATGACAATAAGCAGATCAATTTCTTTTCCTTGAGAGAGTTTGGATGTGGCATCATGATATCTAGTCTTCAAGACCTTCTCCACTTGCTCAGGACGAGCACTGACTGGTGGAAGGACTGGTTCTGGATTAAATGCCTGCAGgtaagaaataatcaaaatataggGTAGGAAAGGTTAAAAATAAACAGATCACGTTGTGCTAACTGATTAAGCTGTACTTTAAAACACTCACCATGCCAGATACGTAGCACATTTGAGCAAGTTCCTGACAAAACGTACGTGCTAGATTGTCCTGCACTTGCCTAGAAAAGTTGATGCAGATCCAATTATTCACTGTTCCACCATTGATCATTTTCTGCAGAGAAAGTCATGGCAGTCAGACAACAGAAAATGTTGTGATCACTTACTTGCAAAAACGAACACGAAGGAAACACTCTTTGAAAGAACTGACAGCATAATTACATAGGTAACACAAGGAAATAAGATTCAAGTGCTTAGTTGAATCCAGGAGCCTTTTCATCTATACCTTATTCATCATATTCCATTGACCAACTTGAGGCAAACAAGTTCCTTCCCTTCCAGACTCGTGATACTTAAGCTgcaggaaacaaaaaaaaaaagcagtaaaCTCACGTTGGAACCCTAATTTGAGTAAACAAGAAAGtgtaaaagcaaaaaacaagAGGAAAGAGTACTATA encodes the following:
- the LOC104759836 gene encoding kinase-interacting family protein-like; this encodes MDASQLPLPQLPSFSELESRMQVMRVSALEENQTGETFSQRAEWFYQRRPLLLSLCQDLYDGYATLLDRFDHSKLQNPKQLIPHDNDTDTDITSEVESILSFQQTMEVSICDKQKNIEELVSQLVSANSEKDIAKHELQRREQNLQEASKTIELLKKLVMLLEMEKEVAVEETANLGYKLTSLLEENRALATEALFMKKEAVRLARCVLKMRDEHFHKVCHLQNQIYTMQSSREAIYENVTPPSCFGLDSSKNKSKKRKMSETRSSEPGEKKRSKWLKRLNTINPFTKY